One Candidatus Coatesbacteria bacterium genomic window carries:
- a CDS encoding YjbQ family protein has protein sequence MLHEDSFSCETPGDGAVVDLSAELAGFLAAAPVADGLCCIAVSGSTCAVTTIEYEPGLVRDLGELLQRLVPRGPDYHHDARWGDGNGFSHLRAALVGPSITFAVVEGKPRLGTWQQPVLLDFDNRPRRREVSFSIVGDQAPERNR, from the coding sequence ATGCTCCACGAGGACAGCTTCAGTTGCGAGACCCCCGGCGACGGCGCCGTCGTCGATCTGTCGGCCGAGCTGGCCGGGTTCCTCGCCGCGGCTCCCGTCGCTGACGGCCTGTGCTGCATCGCCGTCAGCGGCTCCACCTGCGCCGTGACCACCATCGAATACGAGCCCGGCCTGGTCCGCGATCTGGGCGAGCTGCTGCAGCGCCTGGTCCCCCGGGGGCCCGACTACCACCACGACGCCCGCTGGGGCGACGGCAACGGTTTCTCCCACCTGCGGGCGGCCCTCGTCGGGCCCTCGATCACCTTCGCCGTCGTCGAAGGAAAACCCCGACTGGGCACCTGGCAGCAGCCGGTGCTGCTGGACTTCGACAACCGCCCCCGTCGCCGCGAGGTCAGCTTCTCCATCGTCGGCGACCAGGCCCCGGAACGAAACCGCTGA
- a CDS encoding SpoIID/LytB domain-containing protein — translation MRRLAPLIPALGAVLLAGCRPTVDPEAWEALPYDATEVRVLLAADAEQLMVAFPDGGRLLEPGGETLYRVPAGWELVFWLDTAGNLVVNGELLSGSAVVLAGDARSGEPPPRLVHDNVGYRPALSVERTPTGLRLVNALDVEDYLRGVLPAEVYVDWPAAALEAQAVVSRSYALARAWAKPSAPWHLRADTASQVYGGLDREDDRTSAAVTTTENLVVLHEEELVTAFFSACCGGHTAAVDDAWPGSPRQPWLTGVECPWCADSPHAAWELRLEFPELSRLLVDHGYCSAPLSGLQPLTNPRTGRVRALEFVTVADESFSVPGNELRRLLGYSRLKSTRFELFDIDESGLSLRGSGYGHGVGLCQWGARGMAAAERTAAEIIEFYFPGCRVADYRELEPPPS, via the coding sequence CGGGTGCTGCTGGCCGCCGACGCCGAGCAACTGATGGTGGCCTTCCCCGACGGCGGCCGACTCCTCGAGCCCGGCGGTGAGACCCTCTACCGGGTTCCGGCGGGTTGGGAGCTGGTCTTCTGGCTCGACACCGCCGGCAACCTCGTCGTCAACGGTGAGCTGCTGAGCGGATCCGCCGTGGTCCTCGCGGGCGACGCCCGGTCCGGCGAGCCGCCGCCGCGCCTGGTTCACGACAACGTCGGCTACCGCCCGGCCCTGAGCGTCGAGCGCACGCCGACGGGCCTGCGGCTGGTCAACGCCCTGGACGTCGAGGACTACCTGCGCGGTGTGCTGCCCGCCGAGGTCTACGTCGACTGGCCCGCCGCGGCCCTCGAGGCCCAGGCCGTGGTCAGCCGCTCCTACGCCCTGGCCCGGGCCTGGGCGAAACCGTCGGCCCCCTGGCACCTGCGCGCCGACACCGCCAGCCAGGTCTACGGCGGATTGGACCGCGAGGACGACCGCACCTCGGCCGCCGTCACCACCACGGAGAACCTGGTCGTGCTTCACGAGGAAGAGCTGGTGACGGCCTTCTTCAGCGCCTGCTGCGGCGGTCACACCGCCGCCGTCGACGACGCCTGGCCCGGTTCGCCCCGGCAGCCCTGGTTGACGGGCGTCGAGTGCCCCTGGTGCGCCGACTCGCCCCACGCCGCCTGGGAGCTGCGCCTGGAGTTCCCCGAGCTCTCCCGCCTCCTCGTCGACCACGGCTACTGCTCCGCGCCCTTGAGCGGCCTGCAGCCGCTGACCAACCCGCGCACCGGTCGGGTGCGGGCCCTCGAGTTCGTCACCGTAGCCGACGAGAGCTTCAGCGTTCCGGGGAACGAGCTGCGCCGCCTCCTCGGTTACTCCCGGCTCAAGAGCACCCGTTTCGAGTTGTTCGACATCGACGAGAGCGGTCTGAGCCTGCGCGGTTCGGGCTACGGCCACGGCGTGGGCCTCTGCCAGTGGGGCGCCCGGGGGATGGCCGCCGCCGAGCGGACCGCGGCGGAGATCATCGAGTTCTACTTCCCCGGCTGCCGCGTCGCCGATTATCGCGAGCTCGAACCCCCGCCGAGCTAG